Proteins found in one Lysinibacillus fusiformis genomic segment:
- a CDS encoding YozE family protein yields the protein MKKSFYLYVLTYRGGDWSDPKVRFAEEVFHEHNFPKQSTDFNELSDYIETYATENLTIETFDSLWTLYEEQA from the coding sequence ATGAAGAAAAGTTTTTATTTATATGTCCTAACCTATCGAGGTGGTGATTGGTCTGACCCTAAAGTACGCTTTGCAGAGGAAGTATTTCATGAGCATAATTTTCCAAAGCAGAGCACAGACTTTAATGAGTTGTCCGACTATATCGAAACCTACGCGACGGAAAACTTAACAATCGAGACCTTTGATTCTTTGTGGACGCTTTATGAGGAACAAGCTTAA